One region of Jatrophihabitans cynanchi genomic DNA includes:
- the panD gene encoding aspartate 1-decarboxylase: MYRTMFKSKIHRATVTQADLHYVGSVTIDPELMEAADLLAGEQVAIVDVTNGARLETYVIEGERGTGVIGINGAAAHLVHVGDTVILISYATMPDTEAKAYLPRVVFVDGANRIVHTGNDPAYPGILPS, from the coding sequence ATGTACCGCACGATGTTCAAGAGCAAGATCCATCGCGCGACCGTGACCCAGGCCGATCTGCACTACGTCGGTTCGGTGACGATCGATCCGGAGCTGATGGAGGCGGCCGACCTGCTCGCCGGCGAGCAGGTGGCGATCGTCGACGTCACGAACGGCGCCCGGCTGGAGACCTACGTCATCGAGGGCGAGCGCGGCACCGGGGTCATCGGGATCAACGGCGCCGCAGCGCACCTGGTGCACGTCGGTGACACCGTGATCCTGATCAGCTACGCCACCATGCCGGACACCGAGGCCAAGGCGTACCTGCCCAGGGTGGTGTTCGTCGACGGGGCGAACCGGATCGTGCACACCGGCAACGATCCGGCGTACCCGGGCATCCTGCCCAGCTGA
- a CDS encoding ATP-dependent Clp protease ATP-binding subunit: MFERFTDRARRVVVLAQEEARMLNHNYIGTEHILLGLIHEGEGVAAKALESLGISLDAVRQQVEEIIGQGQQAPSGHIPFTPRAKKVLELSLREALQLGHNYIGTEHILLGLIREGEGVAAQVLVKLGADLNKVRQQVIQLLNGYSQGKEPAGTASEATPSTSLVLDQFGRNLTQSAREGKLDPVIGREKEIERLMQVLSRRTKNNPVLIGEPGVGKTAVVEGLAQAIVKGEVPETLKDKQLYTLDLGSLVAGSRYRGDFEERLKKVLKEIRTRGDIVMFIDEIHTLVGAGAAEGAIDAASILKPMLARGELQTIGATTLDEYRKHLEKDAALERRFQPVQVGEPTVAHTIEILKGLRDRYESHHRVSITDSALVAAAGLADRYISDRFLPDKAIDLIDEAGARMRIRRMTAPPDLREFDERIAEVRREKESSIDAQDFEKAASLRDREKTLQADKAKREQEWKAGDMDVVAEVDDEQIAEVLATWTGIPVFKLTEEETARLLRMEDELHKRVVGQEQAIKAVSQAIRRTRAGLKDPKRPGGSFIFAGPSGVGKTELSKALAEFLFGDDDALIQLDMSEFHDRYTVSRLVGAPPGYVGYDEGGQLTEKVRRKPFSVVLFDEVEKAHPDVFNTLLQVLEDGRLTDGQGRIVDFKNTVLILTTNLGTRDVSKAVGLGFASSNDDASNYERMKLKVNDELKQHFRPEFLNRIDDIIVFHQLSQEEIVSIVDLMVARLDGQMRNKDMGLELTDAAKNLLAKKGYDPVLGARPLRRTIQREIEDSLSEKILFGELEPGQIVVVDTTPEDPMKKDGPEKFSFRGEPKPALVPDAPPVNLTAE, from the coding sequence ATGTTCGAGAGGTTTACTGACCGCGCGCGTCGCGTTGTCGTCCTGGCCCAGGAAGAGGCCCGGATGCTCAACCACAACTACATCGGCACCGAGCACATCCTGCTCGGGCTGATCCACGAGGGCGAAGGTGTCGCTGCCAAGGCGCTCGAGTCGCTCGGCATCTCGCTCGACGCGGTGCGCCAGCAGGTGGAGGAGATCATCGGCCAGGGCCAGCAGGCCCCGTCCGGTCACATCCCGTTCACGCCGCGGGCCAAGAAGGTCCTGGAGCTGTCGCTGCGCGAGGCGCTGCAGCTCGGCCACAACTACATCGGCACCGAGCACATCCTGCTCGGCCTCATCCGCGAGGGCGAGGGTGTCGCGGCCCAGGTGCTGGTCAAGCTCGGCGCCGACCTGAACAAGGTCCGCCAGCAGGTCATCCAGCTGCTCAACGGCTACAGCCAGGGCAAGGAGCCGGCGGGCACCGCGTCCGAGGCGACGCCGTCCACCTCGCTGGTCCTGGACCAGTTCGGCCGCAACCTGACCCAGTCGGCCCGCGAGGGCAAGCTCGACCCGGTCATCGGCCGCGAGAAGGAGATCGAGCGCCTCATGCAGGTGCTCAGCCGGCGCACCAAGAACAACCCGGTGCTGATCGGCGAGCCGGGCGTCGGGAAGACGGCGGTCGTCGAGGGGCTGGCGCAGGCGATCGTCAAGGGCGAGGTGCCCGAGACGCTCAAGGACAAGCAGCTCTACACGCTCGACCTGGGCTCGCTGGTGGCCGGCAGCCGCTACCGCGGTGACTTCGAGGAGCGCCTGAAGAAGGTGCTCAAGGAGATCCGCACTCGCGGTGACATCGTCATGTTCATCGACGAGATCCACACCCTCGTCGGGGCGGGCGCGGCCGAAGGTGCGATCGACGCCGCGAGCATCCTCAAGCCGATGCTCGCGCGCGGCGAACTGCAGACGATCGGCGCGACCACGCTGGACGAGTACCGCAAGCACCTGGAGAAGGACGCCGCGCTCGAGCGCCGGTTCCAGCCGGTGCAGGTGGGTGAGCCGACCGTCGCGCACACCATCGAGATCCTCAAGGGCCTGCGTGACCGGTACGAGTCGCACCACCGGGTCTCGATCACCGACAGCGCGCTCGTGGCCGCGGCCGGCCTGGCCGATCGCTACATCAGCGACCGGTTCCTTCCGGACAAGGCGATCGACCTCATCGACGAGGCGGGCGCGCGGATGCGCATCCGCCGGATGACCGCACCGCCGGACCTTCGCGAGTTCGACGAGCGGATCGCCGAGGTGCGTCGCGAGAAGGAGTCCTCGATCGACGCGCAGGACTTCGAGAAGGCCGCCTCGCTTCGCGACCGGGAGAAGACCCTGCAGGCCGACAAGGCCAAGCGCGAGCAGGAGTGGAAGGCCGGCGACATGGACGTCGTGGCCGAGGTCGACGACGAGCAGATCGCCGAGGTGCTGGCCACCTGGACCGGCATCCCGGTGTTCAAGCTGACCGAGGAGGAGACGGCCCGGCTGCTGCGCATGGAGGACGAGCTGCACAAGCGGGTCGTCGGCCAGGAGCAGGCGATCAAGGCGGTCTCGCAGGCCATCCGGCGCACCAGGGCCGGCCTGAAGGACCCGAAGCGCCCCGGTGGTTCGTTCATCTTCGCCGGCCCGTCCGGCGTCGGAAAGACCGAGCTGTCCAAGGCGCTCGCCGAGTTCTTGTTCGGCGACGACGACGCGCTGATCCAGCTGGACATGTCCGAGTTCCACGACCGGTACACCGTGTCGCGGCTCGTCGGTGCCCCTCCCGGCTATGTCGGCTACGACGAGGGCGGCCAGCTCACCGAGAAGGTGCGCCGCAAGCCCTTCAGCGTGGTGCTGTTCGACGAGGTCGAGAAGGCGCACCCGGACGTGTTCAACACGCTGCTGCAGGTGCTCGAAGACGGCCGGCTCACCGACGGCCAGGGCCGCATCGTGGACTTCAAGAACACGGTGCTGATCCTGACCACCAACCTCGGCACGCGCGACGTGTCCAAGGCGGTCGGCCTCGGGTTCGCCTCGTCCAACGACGACGCGAGCAACTACGAGCGGATGAAGCTGAAGGTCAACGACGAGCTCAAGCAGCACTTCCGGCCGGAGTTCCTCAACCGCATCGACGACATCATCGTGTTCCACCAGCTCTCGCAGGAGGAGATCGTCTCCATCGTCGATCTGATGGTGGCGCGACTGGACGGCCAGATGCGCAACAAGGACATGGGTCTGGAACTCACCGACGCGGCGAAGAACCTGCTCGCCAAGAAGGGGTACGACCCGGTGCTGGGTGCCCGGCCGCTGCGCCGCACCATCCAGCGGGAGATCGAGGACTCGCTGAGCGAGAAGATCCTGTTCGGCGAGCTCGAGCCGGGTCAGATCGTGGTGGTGGACACCACTCCCGAGGACCCGATGAAGAAGGACGGGCCGGAGAAGTTCAGCTTCCGTGGCGAGCCCAAGCCGGCGCTGGTGCCGGACGCCCCGCCGGTGAACCTCACCGCCGAGTAA
- a CDS encoding HhH-GPD family protein, translating into MPTTLAADVTAWYARAARDLPWRAPDAGPWAVLVSEVMLQQTPVRRVLPAYQAWLRRWPTPAALAADEPGDAVRAWGKLGYPRRALRLHACARAIVAEHGGTVPRELDELLALPGVGSYTARAVAAFAFGLRHPVVDTNVRRVVARAVHGRGEAGPPATARDLAEVTALLPADTGEAVRFSVAVMELGALVCTARGPRCGECPLIARCAWNRAGRPEYSGPRVRPQRFAGTDRQVRGLLLDVLREGPGPVTRTALDAVWSEPVQRERALGALLADGLIHRLPDGRYALPR; encoded by the coding sequence ATGCCGACCACCCTCGCCGCCGACGTCACCGCCTGGTACGCCCGCGCCGCTCGCGACCTGCCCTGGCGCGCGCCGGACGCCGGGCCGTGGGCGGTGCTGGTCAGCGAGGTGATGCTGCAGCAGACGCCGGTACGGCGCGTCCTGCCCGCCTACCAAGCGTGGCTGCGCCGCTGGCCGACCCCGGCCGCGCTCGCGGCGGACGAGCCCGGTGACGCGGTGCGCGCCTGGGGCAAGCTGGGTTACCCGCGACGGGCGCTGCGGCTGCACGCCTGCGCCCGCGCCATCGTCGCCGAACACGGCGGCACGGTTCCGCGCGAGCTCGACGAGCTGCTGGCGCTGCCCGGCGTGGGCAGTTACACCGCCCGCGCCGTCGCCGCGTTCGCCTTCGGGCTGCGGCACCCGGTGGTGGACACTAACGTTCGGCGCGTCGTGGCCCGCGCGGTGCACGGCCGCGGCGAGGCCGGGCCGCCCGCGACCGCGCGGGACCTGGCCGAGGTGACGGCCCTGCTCCCCGCCGACACCGGCGAAGCGGTCCGCTTCAGCGTCGCGGTGATGGAACTCGGCGCGCTGGTGTGCACGGCACGCGGGCCGCGCTGTGGCGAGTGCCCGCTGATTGCGCGGTGCGCCTGGAACCGGGCCGGCCGGCCGGAATACTCCGGACCGCGAGTGCGGCCGCAGCGCTTCGCCGGCACCGACCGCCAGGTCCGCGGCCTGCTGCTGGACGTGCTGCGCGAGGGCCCCGGGCCGGTGACCAGGACAGCCCTGGACGCCGTGTGGTCCGAACCGGTCCAGCGGGAGCGGGCACTCGGCGCGCTGCTCGCCGACGGTCTGATCCACCGCCTCCCGGACGGGCGCTACGCGCTCCCTCGCTGA